The following are encoded together in the Dyella terrae genome:
- a CDS encoding glycosyltransferase, producing MSAIATPARSLTIVQLIPALNSGGAERSALEIARALVQAGHQSIVISAGGRMVSQLEAEGSRHITLDIGRKSLGTFMKVGQLRKLLRELRPDIVHARSRLPAWLGWWALKGMKPAPHFVTTVHGLNSPGRYSAILLRGERVIAVSQTLRDFMLSHYSWLEPGRVRVIPRGIDPDAFPYGHRPDDGWRKAFFAEFPALAGAPLLTLPGRGTRLKGHHDAIELVAELKRRGIDVRLLLLGVIEPGREAYVDELRNLVRARGLDAQVVMTPPRSDVRDIYAISSLVLQLSNKPESFGRTVIEALSLCRPVLGYAHGGVGELLAELYPAGRVPPADRERLVERAAELLRVAPPIPMLQSYRLSDMQQATLALYDELTAA from the coding sequence ATGTCAGCAATCGCCACACCAGCGAGGTCACTGACCATCGTTCAGCTGATCCCCGCCCTGAACTCGGGCGGGGCGGAACGGTCTGCGCTGGAGATTGCGCGTGCTTTGGTTCAGGCGGGGCATCAATCCATCGTCATTTCTGCCGGTGGCCGCATGGTGTCCCAGCTGGAAGCCGAGGGTAGCCGTCACATCACCCTGGACATCGGCCGCAAGTCGCTCGGTACCTTCATGAAGGTGGGTCAGTTGCGCAAGCTGCTGCGCGAACTCCGGCCGGACATCGTGCATGCGCGGTCCCGCCTGCCGGCCTGGCTGGGTTGGTGGGCCCTCAAGGGTATGAAGCCGGCGCCACATTTCGTGACCACGGTGCATGGGCTCAATTCGCCGGGGCGCTACAGCGCGATCCTGCTGCGGGGCGAGCGCGTCATTGCCGTTTCGCAGACCCTGCGCGATTTCATGCTCAGCCATTACTCGTGGCTGGAACCGGGCCGCGTGCGGGTGATTCCGCGCGGTATCGATCCGGATGCTTTTCCGTACGGCCACCGGCCCGACGACGGCTGGCGCAAGGCGTTCTTCGCCGAATTTCCGGCCCTGGCCGGCGCGCCCTTGCTGACCCTGCCGGGACGCGGAACGCGCCTGAAGGGCCACCACGACGCCATTGAGCTGGTGGCCGAGTTGAAGCGTCGCGGCATTGACGTGCGCTTGCTCTTGCTGGGCGTGATCGAGCCAGGCCGCGAAGCCTACGTGGACGAGCTGCGCAACCTTGTCCGGGCCCGTGGCCTGGACGCGCAGGTGGTGATGACGCCACCCCGCAGCGACGTGCGCGACATCTACGCCATTTCCTCGCTGGTGCTGCAGCTGTCGAACAAACCCGAGTCGTTCGGGCGCACCGTGATCGAGGCGCTGTCGCTGTGCCGCCCCGTGCTGGGTTACGCGCACGGTGGCGTGGGCGAGCTGCTGGCCGAACTGTACCCGGCCGGCCGCGTGCCCCCGGCGGACCGCGAGCGACTGGTTGAGCGCGCAGCCGAGCTGCTGCGCGTGGCTCCGCCTATCCCGATGCTGCAGAGCTATCGCCTCAGCGATATGCAGCAGGCCACGCTGGCCCTGTACGACGAGCTCACCGCCGCCTGA
- a CDS encoding zinc-finger domain-containing protein, giving the protein MSRSPAAAPLIPANAENRYEVTRSDLPLSCPMPGMTLWNSHPKVYLPIVEDGGESTCPYCGAHYVLRD; this is encoded by the coding sequence ATGTCGCGTTCCCCTGCGGCTGCCCCGTTGATCCCGGCGAATGCCGAAAATCGTTACGAAGTGACGCGCTCGGACCTTCCGCTGTCCTGCCCGATGCCCGGCATGACGCTGTGGAACTCCCACCCGAAGGTCTATTTGCCGATCGTCGAGGACGGCGGTGAATCCACATGTCCTTATTGCGGCGCGCATTACGTGCTGCGGGACTGA
- a CDS encoding Yip1 family protein: protein MDFAKIVGRIKAILGSPRTEWPVIAAEPATIGGLFRNYICIVAALPVVTQFIRGTLIGHGGFGVHVHTPLGMGLLGMILHYALTLMVTYVAALIVDALAPTFGGTKDPVQALKTVAYGWTAGWVAGIAMIIPWLGWLVAIAGLIYGIYLLYLGLPHTMRCPTDKAAGYTAVTVIAGIVLSWIVALVVGGIFGTAVLTGASATGMHVTRSDGATVTVDPDSALGKLSAIGANTARAAKDLDNAQKTGDVAAQQTAMGKLMSGDGKRVATSLSPQTLQGFLPDELDGMKRSDFNAQRSGAMGMQISTARATYSDGRVRTLQMEVADAGNVRDVAAVASPATPTTEDQTDRSYDKTYTDHDRLVHESWDVQTKSGEFSVVVADRFTVKASGNAEDIDELKQAVNDLDLGRLALLKNAGIGDH from the coding sequence ATGGACTTCGCCAAAATCGTCGGCCGCATCAAGGCCATCCTCGGCTCGCCACGGACCGAATGGCCCGTCATCGCCGCAGAACCCGCCACCATCGGCGGCCTCTTTCGCAACTACATCTGCATCGTCGCTGCGCTGCCTGTCGTCACCCAGTTCATCAGGGGCACCCTGATTGGTCACGGCGGCTTCGGCGTGCACGTGCACACGCCACTGGGCATGGGCCTGCTCGGCATGATCCTGCACTACGCACTGACCTTGATGGTGACGTACGTGGCGGCTCTCATTGTCGACGCACTTGCCCCCACCTTCGGCGGCACCAAGGACCCGGTGCAGGCGCTAAAGACGGTGGCCTATGGCTGGACCGCGGGCTGGGTGGCCGGCATCGCCATGATCATTCCCTGGCTAGGCTGGCTGGTCGCCATCGCCGGCCTCATCTATGGCATCTATCTGCTCTACCTTGGCCTGCCGCACACCATGCGCTGCCCCACCGACAAGGCGGCTGGATACACCGCAGTCACCGTGATCGCCGGCATCGTGCTGAGCTGGATCGTTGCCCTCGTCGTGGGCGGCATTTTCGGCACGGCGGTGCTCACCGGTGCGTCGGCCACCGGCATGCACGTCACTCGCAGCGATGGCGCAACGGTAACGGTCGACCCGGACAGTGCACTCGGCAAGCTTTCCGCCATCGGCGCCAACACGGCGCGTGCCGCAAAGGATTTGGATAACGCGCAAAAGACCGGCGACGTAGCCGCGCAGCAGACGGCCATGGGTAAGCTGATGAGCGGCGACGGCAAGAGGGTAGCGACATCGCTTTCACCCCAGACGCTGCAAGGTTTCCTGCCCGATGAGTTGGACGGTATGAAGCGCAGCGACTTCAACGCCCAGCGTTCCGGTGCCATGGGTATGCAGATCTCCACGGCGCGTGCTACCTACAGCGACGGCCGCGTCCGCACCCTGCAAATGGAAGTGGCAGACGCGGGCAACGTGCGCGACGTGGCCGCCGTGGCCAGTCCGGCAACACCCACCACGGAAGACCAGACTGACCGCAGCTACGATAAAACCTATACCGACCACGACCGCCTGGTGCACGAATCGTGGGATGTGCAGACCAAGAGTGGCGAGTTCAGCGTCGTGGTAGCCGATCGCTTCACGGTCAAGGCAAGCGGTAATGCCGAGGACATCGACGAACTCAAGCAGGCGGTGAACGACCTGGACCTGGGCAGGCTCGCCCTGCTGAAGAATGCGGGCATCGGCGACCACTGA
- a CDS encoding YceI family protein, giving the protein MRALRYLVLAGLVSAAVSVQAAPVTYKMDPGHTMVLFSWNHFGFSNPTANLGIGDGTIVFDDKDVSKSSVDVTLPLTDLDTHVSKLDEHLKKPDFFDADKYPTITFKSTKVQAAGGNKYKVTGDLTVHGVTKPVTLDATLNKSGEHPMMKVQTVGFDASTTLKRSDFGMGAYVPNVSDEIKVRITTEASVPKADAAK; this is encoded by the coding sequence ATGCGTGCACTTCGTTACCTCGTTCTCGCCGGCCTCGTCAGCGCCGCCGTGTCCGTCCAGGCCGCCCCGGTGACCTACAAGATGGATCCGGGCCACACCATGGTCCTGTTCAGCTGGAACCACTTCGGTTTCTCCAACCCGACCGCCAACCTCGGCATCGGCGACGGCACCATCGTGTTCGACGACAAGGACGTGTCCAAGTCCTCCGTCGACGTGACCCTGCCGCTGACCGACCTCGATACACACGTGTCGAAGCTCGACGAGCACCTGAAGAAGCCGGACTTCTTCGATGCCGACAAGTACCCGACCATCACCTTCAAGAGCACCAAGGTGCAGGCCGCTGGTGGCAACAAGTACAAGGTCACGGGTGATCTCACCGTGCACGGCGTGACCAAGCCGGTGACGCTGGACGCTACGCTCAACAAGAGCGGTGAGCACCCGATGATGAAGGTGCAGACGGTGGGCTTCGACGCCTCCACCACGCTGAAGCGTTCTGACTTCGGCATGGGTGCCTACGTGCCGAACGTGAGCGACGAGATCAAGGTGCGCATCACCACCGAAGCATCGGTGCCGAAGGCCGACGCCGCTAAGTAA
- a CDS encoding malonic semialdehyde reductase, with protein MSEKLSEAAFDQLFRTARTYNAWLPKEVTDEQLHQVYELAKFGPTSANSSPMRVVFVKSKEAKEKLAPFLSDGNRAKTLAAPVTAIVGTDHAFYEKLPQLFPHADARSWFVGNQALIDVTAFRNGSLQGAYLMMAARAVGLDCGPMSGFDGAGVDGAFFAGTTVKSNFLVNLGYGDASRDLFPRSPRLSFDEACRIA; from the coding sequence ATGAGCGAGAAGCTTTCCGAGGCCGCCTTCGATCAACTGTTTCGTACGGCCCGTACGTACAACGCCTGGCTGCCGAAAGAGGTGACGGACGAGCAGCTGCACCAGGTCTACGAGCTCGCCAAGTTCGGGCCGACCAGCGCCAACTCCTCGCCGATGCGCGTGGTGTTCGTGAAGTCGAAGGAGGCCAAGGAAAAGCTTGCGCCGTTCCTGTCCGACGGCAACCGTGCCAAGACCCTGGCCGCGCCGGTCACTGCCATTGTCGGCACCGACCACGCGTTCTACGAAAAGCTGCCGCAGCTGTTCCCGCATGCCGACGCGCGCAGCTGGTTCGTGGGTAACCAGGCGCTGATCGATGTCACCGCGTTCCGCAATGGCTCGTTGCAGGGTGCCTACCTGATGATGGCCGCCCGTGCGGTGGGCCTGGATTGCGGCCCGATGTCCGGCTTCGACGGTGCCGGCGTGGACGGCGCCTTCTTTGCCGGCACCACGGTCAAGTCCAACTTCCTGGTCAACCTCGGCTACGGCGATGCCAGCCGCGACCTGTTCCCGCGCAGCCCGCGCCTCTCGTTCGACGAAGCTTGCCGGATCGCCTGA
- a CDS encoding mitochondrial fission ELM1 family protein produces the protein MLKLHGDCWVITDGAAGNQRQALALAEMLGMPVRHLQLEPAAPWSWLAPRLALGARLALDATQRRQFAAPWPTVAIGCGRSAALYTRLLRPLSGGTCYTVQILDPRVDPRHWDTVIAPQHDQLTGRNVIRPLGSLNPVDEVWLQDGRDADPAFASLPQPRVGVLLGGPRKGVTFNESYIDQLIHGLHARRRLEGGSLLVMASRRTPPALVERMRQGLGDVPGLVWSGHDDGSNPYPGVLGWADRLVVTPDSVNMLSEACAAGCPVHTLVVGSLPDKLERFHKALRGAGLLHSLDATDTPPVPPLRVTAAIAATLHDLIALRQGETDRD, from the coding sequence ATGCTGAAACTGCATGGCGATTGCTGGGTCATCACCGACGGCGCCGCCGGCAACCAGCGCCAGGCACTGGCGCTGGCCGAGATGCTGGGCATGCCGGTCCGCCACCTTCAGCTCGAACCCGCCGCACCCTGGTCCTGGCTGGCGCCCCGCCTGGCCCTGGGCGCGCGACTCGCACTCGACGCCACCCAGCGCCGCCAGTTCGCCGCGCCCTGGCCCACCGTGGCCATCGGCTGTGGCCGTTCTGCCGCGCTGTATACACGGTTGCTGCGCCCGCTAAGCGGGGGCACCTGCTACACGGTGCAGATCCTCGACCCACGTGTGGATCCCAGGCATTGGGACACGGTGATCGCCCCGCAGCATGATCAGCTCACTGGCCGTAACGTCATCCGTCCGCTGGGCTCGCTCAATCCGGTGGATGAGGTATGGCTGCAGGACGGCCGCGACGCGGACCCCGCATTCGCCAGCCTGCCCCAGCCCCGCGTCGGCGTGCTGCTGGGCGGGCCACGCAAAGGGGTGACCTTCAACGAGAGCTACATCGACCAGTTGATCCACGGCCTGCACGCACGACGTCGCCTGGAGGGTGGCAGCCTGCTGGTGATGGCGTCACGGCGAACACCTCCGGCGCTGGTAGAACGCATGCGCCAGGGGCTAGGCGATGTCCCCGGCCTCGTGTGGTCGGGACATGACGACGGCAGCAATCCCTATCCGGGTGTGCTGGGTTGGGCGGACCGCCTGGTAGTGACGCCCGACTCGGTCAACATGCTGTCTGAAGCCTGCGCCGCAGGTTGCCCCGTACATACGCTCGTGGTGGGCAGCCTGCCGGACAAACTCGAACGGTTCCACAAGGCACTGCGCGGAGCGGGCCTGTTGCATTCGCTCGATGCGACGGACACACCTCCGGTCCCGCCGCTACGCGTGACAGCGGCCATCGCCGCCACCCTGCACGACCTCATCGCGCTGCGGCAGGGCGAAACGGACCGAGACTAG
- the glnE gene encoding bifunctional [glutamate--ammonia ligase]-adenylyl-L-tyrosine phosphorylase/[glutamate--ammonia-ligase] adenylyltransferase — translation MTVMTKPTESPALRALIDDRYSELIARCRQMGVPLHDDAGVAERIRRTLLASDFAFDTWFRQPQLLAPQGLERLRSGSDASARIEALRLSADETVCLTELRRFRHAEALRLVFRDVNGLDELPETLSATSVLYEVLLESALRWSEQALVARYGHSRGHEGELQRMVVVGFGKLGGSELNFSSDIDLVLAYPHGGQSDGARSLDNSEYFVRLTRQLVRLLNEPTVDGICARVDLRLRPFGNAGRLALPFSAMEQYYQSEGRDWERYAWIKARPVAGDRNAGKQLQDLLRPFVYRKYLDYTAFAGLREMKSLIDAEVARKDLADNLKLGPGGIREIEFVVQLVQLIRGGREPSLRVRGLLPALTACEARGHISAARARELREAYVFLRRVENRVQMLRDAQTHDIPEDSLSRERIALGLGHASWEELEEQLAQHRAKVSEEFAEVLMPQGGRTATAPVVDVALWQRACTETLDAGVMESSGFAPGVDVAETLVKLSQAASVRAMSQRSREQLDRLMPQLIAVARNSMAPVACLLRLCRLVQAVARRSSYLALLEEQPAARLRLAKLFAESAFLAERVIVQPLLLDDVLDPRIDQLPLKRADISAEITRVLATLDDREAEAELERLNEFKASVAFRLGLAFSDGRADAVATARRLAVLAESIVLAVTALAERELAAQHGRLPGDGIGFAVLGYGSLGGEELGFASDLDLVFVYDGKRAHAMSDGPRPLEGSRWYQRLAQRVMNWLTVLTRAGRLYEVDTRLRPDGSKGLLVSSLDAFEAYQKSRAWTWEHQALLRARPIAGDASLHADLSVVRREVLAVPRERSSVLHEVSSMRQRWRAERDRSDALWFDLKQGHGGLLDIEFALQGLVLAHASERPALLSITANAGLIEACRNAGLLDGRQAGLFAEAHAELLHRALACTLDLRSRLAPRDGELERLSAHVREVTAELGFLF, via the coding sequence ATGACTGTCATGACCAAGCCCACGGAATCCCCGGCACTGCGTGCGCTGATCGACGATCGCTACAGCGAGCTGATCGCGCGTTGTCGCCAGATGGGCGTACCGCTGCACGACGACGCCGGTGTCGCCGAACGCATCCGACGTACGCTGCTCGCCAGTGACTTCGCTTTCGATACCTGGTTCAGGCAGCCGCAGTTGCTTGCGCCGCAAGGTCTCGAGCGCCTTCGTTCCGGCAGCGATGCCAGTGCACGTATCGAAGCGCTTCGACTTTCGGCCGACGAGACCGTCTGCCTTACGGAGCTGCGGCGCTTTCGCCATGCCGAAGCGCTGCGTCTGGTCTTCCGCGACGTAAATGGTCTCGATGAACTGCCCGAGACCTTGTCGGCGACCAGTGTGCTGTACGAGGTGCTGCTGGAATCGGCGTTGCGCTGGTCCGAGCAAGCGCTGGTCGCGCGCTACGGACATAGCCGGGGCCATGAAGGTGAACTGCAACGCATGGTGGTGGTGGGCTTCGGTAAGTTGGGCGGCAGTGAGCTCAATTTCTCGTCCGACATTGACCTCGTGCTCGCCTATCCGCACGGTGGGCAAAGCGACGGTGCGCGATCGCTCGACAATAGCGAGTACTTCGTACGCCTGACCCGACAACTGGTGCGCCTGCTCAACGAGCCTACCGTCGACGGTATTTGCGCACGGGTGGATCTGCGTCTGCGGCCGTTTGGCAATGCGGGCCGTCTGGCCCTGCCGTTCTCTGCGATGGAGCAGTACTACCAGAGCGAAGGACGCGACTGGGAGCGCTATGCATGGATCAAGGCTCGCCCCGTGGCGGGTGATCGCAACGCCGGCAAACAGCTGCAGGATCTGCTGCGCCCGTTCGTCTACCGCAAATATCTCGACTACACCGCCTTCGCGGGATTGCGCGAGATGAAGTCGCTGATCGATGCGGAGGTCGCCCGCAAGGACCTGGCCGACAACCTCAAGCTCGGGCCTGGCGGCATTCGCGAGATCGAATTCGTGGTGCAGTTGGTGCAACTGATTCGCGGTGGCCGCGAGCCCAGCCTGCGTGTGCGCGGCCTGCTTCCCGCGCTCACGGCTTGCGAGGCGCGTGGACATATCAGCGCAGCACGCGCACGCGAACTACGCGAAGCCTATGTATTCCTGCGCCGCGTGGAGAATCGCGTGCAGATGCTACGCGACGCGCAGACGCACGATATACCGGAAGACTCGCTTAGCCGCGAGCGCATTGCGCTGGGGCTGGGCCATGCTTCGTGGGAAGAACTGGAAGAGCAACTCGCGCAACATCGCGCGAAGGTCAGCGAAGAATTCGCCGAAGTGTTGATGCCGCAGGGCGGCCGCACCGCGACGGCGCCCGTGGTCGACGTTGCGTTGTGGCAGCGTGCCTGCACGGAGACGCTCGACGCAGGCGTAATGGAATCCTCGGGTTTCGCGCCGGGCGTGGACGTGGCCGAGACGCTGGTGAAGCTTTCGCAGGCCGCGTCGGTGCGGGCCATGTCGCAGCGCTCGCGCGAGCAGCTCGATCGCCTGATGCCGCAATTGATCGCCGTGGCGCGCAACAGCATGGCACCCGTGGCCTGTCTGTTGCGTCTGTGTCGACTGGTGCAAGCGGTGGCGCGGCGTTCGTCATACCTTGCTCTGCTTGAAGAGCAGCCAGCGGCGCGGCTGCGTTTGGCAAAGCTCTTCGCCGAAAGTGCTTTCCTTGCAGAGCGGGTGATCGTGCAACCGTTGTTGCTCGACGACGTGCTCGACCCGCGTATCGATCAGCTGCCGCTCAAGCGGGCCGACATCAGTGCCGAGATCACGCGTGTACTGGCGACGCTGGACGACCGCGAGGCGGAAGCGGAACTGGAGCGCCTCAACGAATTCAAGGCCAGCGTGGCGTTCCGCCTGGGCCTGGCCTTCAGTGACGGAAGGGCCGATGCGGTGGCGACCGCACGGCGCTTGGCCGTGCTGGCCGAATCGATCGTGCTGGCCGTCACCGCGCTGGCCGAGCGTGAACTGGCTGCACAACATGGGCGCTTGCCCGGCGACGGGATCGGCTTTGCGGTGCTGGGCTATGGCAGCCTCGGTGGCGAGGAACTGGGATTTGCCTCCGATCTCGACCTGGTGTTTGTCTATGACGGCAAGCGCGCACACGCGATGAGCGATGGGCCTCGCCCGTTGGAAGGCTCGCGCTGGTATCAGCGTCTTGCGCAGCGCGTGATGAACTGGCTGACCGTGCTGACGCGCGCGGGCCGCTTGTACGAAGTGGATACGCGTTTGCGTCCTGATGGTTCCAAGGGCTTGCTGGTCAGTAGCCTCGATGCATTCGAGGCGTACCAGAAGAGCCGTGCGTGGACCTGGGAGCATCAGGCGCTGTTGCGCGCGCGGCCGATCGCCGGCGATGCCTCGTTGCATGCGGATCTCTCCGTTGTGCGTCGCGAGGTGCTGGCGGTGCCGCGCGAGCGTTCCTCGGTTCTGCACGAAGTCAGCAGCATGCGTCAGCGCTGGCGTGCAGAGCGCGATCGCTCGGATGCGCTGTGGTTCGATCTCAAGCAGGGGCACGGCGGCCTGCTGGATATTGAGTTTGCCTTGCAGGGGCTGGTGCTCGCCCATGCTTCGGAACGCCCTGCATTGTTGAGCATCACCGCCAACGCCGGATTGATCGAAGCGTGCCGAAATGCCGGTCTGCTCGACGGCCGGCAGGCGGGTCTGTTCGCCGAAGCGCATGCGGAACTGTTGCATCGCGCACTCGCCTGCACGCTCGACCTGCGTTCGCGCCTTGCGCCGCGCGATGGTGAATTGGAACGGCTAAGTGCCCATGTGCGTGAAGTGACAGCGGAGTTGGGTTTCTTGTTCTGA